The region GGTAACCAGATTGGGTGGATTCTGGGCGAATATTTGCTCAGCCACCGGCAGATCAGGAATCCGTTTGTCGGCATGTCGATCGTATCATCGCCCCTCTTGCGCACAATCGCTAAAAAACGCGGCACGCAATTGCACACAACCCTCACCGGTTTCAAGTGGATCTGGAACGCGGCCCTCGACATCGGCAGCCTCAAAGGGTCGCCGTTTCTCTTCGGATATGAGGAAGCGCTCGGATACTCGGTCGGGCCAGCGGTCCGCGACAAGGATGGATTGTCCGCCGCGGTTGTCATGGTTGACTTGGTCGCTCGTCTCAAGGCGACCGGCGAAACTCTTCACTCTTACCTTGTGACTCTGGGTGAGACATACGGGCGGTGGGTGTCGGTGCAGCGCTCCGTAAAGCGCCCCGGCGCCGACGGGGCGGAAGTAATTGCCGCAGCCATGGACCAGTTGCGTCGGTCAACACCCCGAGAGGTCGGCGGCATCGCTGTCGTCGGGTCCGAGGATTTCATGACCGGTGCGGATCAGCGGCCTCGATATCTGCCGTCGTCGAACCTCATCGAGCTGTCGCTTGGAAATCGTGGTCGGGTCCTGGTTCGGCCCAGCGGCACCGAGCCGAAGCTGAAGATCTATGTAGATTTGGCGGTGGCAAGTGCCGAAACGCTTGAGGTGGCTGAGGAAACCGCCAAAGTTGTCGCTGAGGAATTAGTTGGCCACATTGGTCTCGGCTGAGTGGCATAACCAGATGAGTGGTCGCCATAATGGGGTTATTCGGTGACTACGCCGATCGCGGACCGCGGTCGGCCAGAGCTCCGAATCCCATTGTCGGATTGTGTAGCGAAACGCGGCCTTGCCGCAAGATGTGGCAACGCCTGTGCCTTACCAGGCAGGAGGAGCGCCAACGATGGCTTTTGAACTACCGCTCGCGAAATCAATCGCGGTAAACCCGTCGCAAGCCGAGATGCGGCGGTGGGTGCTAGAGCACATGCCTCGTGTGATCGAAACCGAGTTTGGCAACCTTAGTTACCAGGCTGAGGTGACCGCCCGCCTTGCCGGCTCGACGTTCTTTGTTGCGGACGAAGAAAATTTCCAGAATCGGATGAGCACAGAGGACGCCGCCGAATGGGCGGCGAAACAGGACTCCTACATTGCCGACAAGGACATGATCCTTATTGAGGGATACATCGGTCCCGATCCCGATTTTCGCACGGGGTGCCAGCTATTCATGGAGCGCACGAGCGCCAACATTCCAGCCATGCAGCAGCAGTTGTATTTCCCCAAGGATGCTGACTGGAAACCCGAATTCACTGTGATTTACACACCGGGTCTCCAAGCTCCCGGCATGCCTGACGACTGCCTTATCACCGTCAATCTTGACAACTACGTGACTCGAGTCTTTGGATCGGACTACTTCGGAGAGTCGAAAATGGGAGGCCTCAGGATGTGGAATCATCTTGTCTACCACCGCGGTGGCCTTGCCCTGCACTCAGGTCTCAAATCTTTCCCAGACGTAGACGGCGAGGAGAAAGTTGCGCTCATATTGGGTCTTTCGGGCACCGGCAAGACGACAACCACGTTTCGCCAACAGCTCGACTCACTTCCTGTGCAGGACGATTTCATGGCGCTCATGCCTGGTGGCACGGTCTACGCGTCGGAGAACGGTTGCTTCGCAAAGACCATCGGTCTCGACCCTGCCGACGAACCTACTATCCATGGAGGTACCACACACGCCGATGCCTGGTTGGAAAACACCCACACCGAACCAGATGGCACCGTAGATTTTTTCAACGATTCGTACACGGCAAATGGTCGTTCGACCTTTCCGCTCGCCAACATCCGCCACCGCGACCCCCGCGATTTGCCGAGCGCGAACTTCCTCTTTCTGCTCAACCGCAACGACACCATCATCCCCGCCGTCGCCCGTCTCAAACGGAAGCAAGCGGCGGCCTACTTCATGTTTGGAGAGACCAAGGGAACGTCGGCCGGTGGGAAGGCCGAGGCAGGTTTCAATCTGCGCATACCGGGGACGAATCCGTTCTTCTTCAACAACAATGCATGGCAAGGCAACCGGCTGCTTGACCTACTCGACACCATGCCCGACCTCGCCGTGTATCTCATGAACACCGGTCGCATCGGTGGGTCCGAAGACGACGAGCGTTCGAAAAAGGTCAAAATCGCTCATAGCTCTGCCGTCGTTGAAGGCATCGTGTCCGGTTCGATCGAGTGGGAGGAAGATCCTGACTTTGGGTACTGGGTTGCCATCAACCTTGCGGGTTTCCCCGATGACGAATTACTGCAACCCCGCCGACTCTACGAACGCCAGATGCGTTTGGAGGAATACGACTCGCTCGTGTCGAAACTCAAACAAGAACGCAAACAATACTTCGCTGGTTTTGTTGATCTTTCACCAGATATTATCGCCAGTGTGTAGGGGCCATTGACCAAGGCGGTCCCACGCCGGGCCAGATGGGACTCTGAGCTTGCGCGAGGCGGTATTCGATCGTCTTTCGTCGCTAGTGGCACGTCGGAACTAGTGTGTTGGTTGACGCTCGAAATGGGGCTGGCGCACCCTTCAGAAATTCGTCGTCCGGACCGATAGTGGACTAGTGAACGACTCATCACAATTCTCCTCCTCGATCGACAAGGCAACGTTTTCCGTTGCCAGACGCGGATATGCGAAGAAGGAAGTACGGGCATTTCTTGTCGAAGTCGAAGTCGCCTTTACGGACCTGGAGCGGCACACGCACGACGCCTCAGCGCGCATTCGGGACCTTGAGCGGCAGCTCGAATCGATGAAGGCCGCGGAGTCCAAGACGATGGACAATGCCCTGTACTCGGTGTTTGATGCGAAAGACCGAATTCTCGACAAGGCCCGTCGGCGGGCGGAGAAAGTCGAATCCCAGGCCCAGGAGCGTGCAGCCGAGCTTGTTCAGGAGGCCGAAAAGAATCTCGCGGCCTCTCGTGCCGGCCGGGGAACTGTTGGTGGTGAAACATCGGCTGAGGTCATTGCGGATGCTCATGCTGAGGCAGCGAGAATCCGAGAAGACGCCGCTCGGTTCGCCGCGACGGTATCCGATGGTGATGTTGAGACAATTGCAGGGGAACTGGCGAAGTCTCGCGCGGACCTCATCGCCGAGCGCGCCCGCGCTGACAAGGCAGAGGAAACCGCCCACCGAAAGGGCCAGGAACTCAATGATCTATTGCGTGACGCAAGCGAGGCGGAGAGCGTCGAAGACCTGAGTGAGGCACGCAGCCACGGGGCAACAATTGTGTCCCAAGCGCAGGAGGAGGCCGAGTCGATTCTCCAACGTGCGCGAGACGAGGCAAAGACTGTGCGAGAACTGGCACGCAAGCAAGGGGATCGGACAACGGCTGTCGCAGCGATGAGAGACCTTGCCTACGACACCGATCCCGCAGCCGCACTCGTTGCAGCCCGAAGCAAGATCGAGACGCTCGAAGCAAAGCTCGCTGCCGCACCAGGGCCCGACGATGCTGACGCGACGGAAGACCATCTGCGCGCAGGCGTCGAAGAAAGATCCGCTGCGGTTCTCGCCACAGAGGAACGCAATGCTGACCTAGAGGGACACCTTGCCGCGGCCCTTGCGGACAGCGAATCGCTCGAGGCTGTCCGAGCTGAACTGGTCGAGGCCTTAGATTCGGCCGGCAAGCTGAACGCTGCAGAGACTGAAATTGTTGAGCTAACCGCTGCACTCGACGACCTCCGGACCGAGGTCACGGCAATGTCTGAGGCCGTCGATCTGGCTAACGGTCGCGCCACCGAGGCAGTAACCGATCGCGACAAGGCAGGCCATGCCGCGGCCGAGCTCGACGAGCGCGACGCTCTGGCGACCCAACGTATAGAACTTGAAGAGAACGCCGCCAAGCTCGTCGAGGAGAATGAGCGGGCCGCCTCGGCTGTTGCCGCTGCGGGGGAGAGGGAGGCAGCCCTCGCTGACTTGCTCAAACAATCCGAGCAGACGCAAGCGGTCCTCACCGAGTCGCTCGAAAAAGCAGCGAGCGAACACGACCAAGTGGTAGCGGCGCTGGATTCACACATTCTTGACATGAAAGCCGCAGTCGCGGATGTGCAAGGTGAGCGCGATGCATTTGCACAGGCGAATACTGCGCTTGAGGCGAAGGTCGGACAGCTCCAGGATCGAACCCACGATCCGACACCAGCTACCGACACGGTCGTCAGCGAGATGCTGATCACGTCTGAAACTCGCGAAGATGTACCAGATTCTCCAGTGGATGCAGAGACCGACGAACTCGTCGCGACACCGTTTGTACGCGGTAGAAGCCGCTACGAACGCAACTCCGCAAAACTACCGAGGATCGGCGACCAGGGCGAGTCTGTGCTCGAATCGATGCGCAATCTCCGCGCATCGATGACCGACAAATAGCACCCGACAGGTACCGCCACCGTCCATGTTCGGCGCACCGCCCCGGTGGCCGTGCCTTCCATCTCATGGCGTTCGCGCGCTAGCGCCGGTTGCATTGCGCTGACTGCCATCTCACTAAGGCCTCATGCGTCTGCGGCTGCGCGGCCTTGAGATTGGGGTTCGCGGACGCCAAATAAAATGGAGCGAGAATGAAACGATTCTCGCGTTTTGCCATGCTTGTCATGGCTCTATCGCTGCTGATTGTGATGATTGCCCCAGCGTCAGCAATCACGGACGGGGAACTGGCCGGAGACGACCACCCCGAGGTGGTGCTCGTCCTTATGGAAGTCGACAGCGCCCCGGCATTTCGGTGCAGCGGCACGCTACTTTCGCCGACGATCGTCTTGACGGCCGGTCACTGCACCAACAACTTCCCGGGTTCCCCGTACACTGTGGTGTGTTCAGGATGGATCGTCAGAACGTGCTCGACTTCGTCGAATCCTACCCGCACCCCTGAAGTAGTCGATCTCAGAAGCGCTGCCTAGCAAAGCGAGAACCCGTCCGGCCAGTCCGGCGGGTTTTCGCTTTGCAGGCTTCAAAACAGGGCGGGACTAGTCCTGGCGCGCGCAGCCATTTACCCCCCGATTTCTGCGAATTGTGCTTCACCGATACCATCTCGCAGACCGATACTGTTCTGTATCGACGGCAGGCGTCCGGGACGGTCGTCTCAATTCTGTTTTTCTGGATTTACACCAACCCTTACTGACTGGCGAGGAGCCACTGTGTCTGACGATTTGATAACACCTCACGGCGGAACGCTCATTGATCTCATCGTCGATGAAACAAGAGCGGCCGAGCTCAGAGAGGCATCTCGCAGTTACAAGTCTTGGGATCTCACCCCGCGCCAGATGAACGATATCGAGTTGCTCATAAGCGGAGCGTTCTCGCCGCTCACCGGATTCCTCGCAAAGGCTGACTACGAGTCCGTTCGAGACGACATGCGGCTCGTCGACGGCACCCTGTGGCCAATGCCGATAACGCTCGACGTCACCGCTGAGTTTGCCGAGACGGTCACCGCCGGAGAGAAAGTTGCGCTGCGCGACCCCGAAGGCGTCATGCTTGCGGTCATCACTGTCAGCGACGTGTGGCAGCCAGACCTCGACGACGAGGCACAGAAGGTCTTCGGGACGACCAATGTTGAACACCCAGCGGTCGCGTACCTGAAGAACATCGGCAACTCTCACTACGTTGGGGGAACCGTCGAGGGCCTGCAACGCCCAACTCACTACGATTTCAACGACCTTCGGACCACGCCGGCGGAGTTGCGGGCGCAGTTCACCGCGGCTGGTGTCACCGATGTTGTCGCCTTCCAGACGCGCAACCCGATGCATCGCGCACATGTGGAACTCACGATGCGTGCGGCCGAGGAAACCGGCGCCCACCTTCTGATCCACCCGGTTGTGGGCATGACCAAGTCCGGTGACGTTGACCATTACACCAGGGTCCGTGTCTACAAGGCGCTGATGTCACGGTACTCCCCAGGCTCCGCAAGCGTCTCGCTGTTGGGACTTGCTATGAGGATGGGTGGCCCCCGCGAGGCCGTGTGGCACGCCCTCATCCGCAAGAACTACGGCGTGAACCATTTCATTGTCGGACGTGATCACGCCGGTCCCGGGTCGGACTCGAAAGGCAAAGCGTTCTATGGGCCGTACGAGGCGCAAGAACTCGTGATCTCCCTTGAGGAGGAGATGGGGGTGAAGCTGGTTCCGTTCAAGTTGATGGTGTTCGTGCCTGACCATGACACGTACATGCCCATCGACGAGGTGCCTGACGGAACAGATTTCCTTTCAATCTCGGGCACGGAGCTTCGTCAGATGCTCGCCGACGGGTCTGAGATTCCGGAGTGGTTCACATATCCGGAGGTCGTTAGTGAGCTCCGTAAGACCAGCCGGGCCCGTATCGACCAAGGTTTCACTGTCTTCTTCACCGGTCTGTCTGGCTCTGGTAAGTCGACCATTGCGAACGCTCTCATGGTGAAACTTCTTGAGCGTGGCGGCCGTTCTTTGACGCTGCTCGATGGCGACATCGTTCGGCGGAATCTCTCGAAGGGCCTCGGGTTCTCGAAGGAGGATCGCGACACAAACATCATTCGCATTGGCTACGTTGCCTCTGAGATCACGAAGGCCGGCGGTATAGCCGTGTGCGCACCGATTGCTCCTTATGCCGGCCCGCGGGCGGCGAACCGTGAGGCGATCTCAGCCGTCGGCGGTTATATGCTTGTCCACGTCGCGACGCCGCTAGAGGTCTGTGAGCAGCGAGATCGTAAGGGTCTCTACGCCAAGGCGCGCGCCGGTATCATCAAGGAATTCACGGGAATTTCCGATCCGTACGAGGTGCCTACCGACGCCGAGGTTGTCGTGCAGACAACTGAGGTTTCGGCGGATGAGGCGGCGGAAACGATCGTCCAGTATCTCGTTGCCGAGGGTTACCTCAACAAGGGCGCATAGCTCATGGCTCGGGTCACCAACACGGACGACCTTGAGCGTATCGAAGCAGCTCTTGATCGAGCAGAAGCTGTCCTAGAGGCCTTTACACCGGGTGCGGTCGAGGCGCAGATGAAGTCCGGTGATGATCCTCTCACCGCCGCGGACCTCGCCGTGGACAAGGTCTTGCGTGAGACACTGCCCCGTGTCGGTGAAGGTTGGTTGTCAGAAGAAACCGCCGACAGTCCTGGTCGACTGTCTTGCGAAAGAACATGGATTGTCGACCCGATCGACGGTACCCGTGAGTTCGTGCTTGGTATCCCCGAGTGGTGTGTCTCGATCGCGCTTGTTGTGCACGGCGTGGCGGTGGCCGGTGGGGTTCTCAACCCTGGTGCCGGCCACCGTATCGTCGGTTCGATCGATGATGGTGTAACTCTGAACGGTGTCGCGGTGAGACCGACGACACGAACTTCGATCGCCGGCGCCCTGGTGCTCGCTTCTCGTTCTGAGATGAAACGTCGAGAGTGGGAACCTTTTCTTGAGACGTCGATAGCGGTCAGAACCATGGGTTCGGTCGCGTACAAGATCGCTTGCGTCGCTGCTGGGCTTGCCGACGCAACCTGGACCCTTGTGCCAAAGAACGAATGGGACGTCGCCGGTGGTGTCGCCCTCGTCCGCGCCGCCGGCGGATCGGTCACCGGGCCGATGTTTGAACCCGTCACTTTCAACAACCCCGACCCTCTAATGCCGGGCCTCATCGTCACCAACGGCGCCCTGCGTGGGTCCGTCGAAGCGCTCATCGAGCAGGTGCGCCCAACCGGCTAGCGCAGTCGCGTTCGGTGGCAATGTTTCGTGTTTGTTCACGGGACATTGCCGTGGGGCTCTGCGATGCTTGGTGCGGAGGTACTTCGGTATGAGATTGCTTGTTGGTGTCGTCGCCTTTGCTCTGGTTGTCACTGCGTGTGGTGGAGGATCGGTTGTCGAGTCAACGTCATCCGCGGCTTCGACTTCTGGTGGGTCGTTGCAGTCCGACGCCGCGGCTCCGAGTGTGACAGATTCTCCACAGGAATCCGGCGATGTTGCAGATACACCAGTCGATGAGGCATCACCGTCGACCACCGAAGACGTGGTTCCTAGCCGGGTCGGCGCGCCACCCGTTCTCAGCGAGACCAATTTGGGGCTCGTTGATTTGGAAGGTTGGTTGCAGTCAGACTTCACGTCGCTCGAAGAGCTGCGGGGCAAGGTTGTAGTAGTTGATTTTTGGACGTTTGGATGTATCAACTGCAAACGCACCATTCCACATCTACAGAAGTTGTACGAGACCTACCGTGACAATGGTCTCGAGATCGTCGGTGTCCACGCACCCGAATTCTCATACGAGGCCGACGTCGACAACATCAAGCAAGCACTCATCGATCTTGGTGTTGTCTGGCCTATCGCCCTTGATACCAACAAGAAGAACTTCCGGGCATGGCAGAAGGGCCGGGCGTTCTGGCCGAGAAAGTTTGTTCTCGACAAGCAGGGCAGGATCCGTTGGGACCACATCGGCGAGGGTGCCTACGACGACCTGTCAGCCACCGTTGCGTACCTGCTTGAGGAAGACGTGTGAGTTTCGGACTTGTCGTCGAGGGTGCCCAGTCTGTGGTGCTGGCGTGCTCTCTCGGTCTTCTCATCCCTGCGTTCGGCACGGTCCTCGGTGTTCGCGCGGGTGGCCGATTACAGGGCATTGTGGTGTTCGGTGTCGCTGCTGGTTTTGGAGCGTGGCTGACCGTTGCCGGATGGAACGGTTGGGCGACCGGACGGTTCGTGCAGATTGCGATAGTTGGTGGTGGTGTTGCGGCGTTGTGGCGCGGTGGACACGTTGTTCGACTCGGTGGCGCTGGTCTCATCGGTGTGTTTGCCGGGTTGACGTGGACACCCTGTGTGGGTGAACATTTCGGCACTGTCCTTACCGGCGGGGTGCGCGATCCGTGGCCGGCATTGGTTCCACTCATCGCATACGTCCTCGCCGTGTTGCTGATTGCCCTCGTCGGGGCGGCGGTTGTCGACTATCTGCCCGGTCTGAAGAAGCGCACCGCCGGGCCACGGTTGCGGTACATGGGCATTGGATTTCTCGTTGCGGTGGCATTGCTTGTGGGAGCCGGCAGGTACGACGCGGTGCAAAGCCAACTCGTGCGCTGGAGCCTGTAGCTGTTCGGCGGACGCCATCTGACGAGGTCGCATTTCGCCCGGTCTCGTGGAGTGCTGGGTGTCAGAAACCTGGATCGGGAGCAGTTGCCTCTGTCAGTGAGTCACGATCGATCACGGCGAGTGTGTCAAGGAACATCTGCAGCTCGTCCCACGAGAAACAGTTTCCGCCTCCGACGAGTCTGGCGTCGGAGGCAGAGCCGCAGGTATCCGTCACCGTCAGTGCGACAAAGTAGAAGTCGCCGTTGAACGCGAGGGTCATGGTGGAAGCTGTGTCTTTTCGATAAATGGGAGCGGAACCGTCTGGTTCAAGGTTGATCGGGGCAAGTACCGGTTCGAGCCGAAATCTAATGTCCTCGTATGAGGCGGCGTTGATCGATTCCGCTTCCGGCGGAAATTTGCCGACCGTGAGCTCGAGGACCACCGTCGCGCCTGATCCGTTCGCACCCGCTTGTTTGCCCCCGAGGCGGTAGACATACGTGCCATTGCTGGGAAATACAGGCACCGTCGCCTTGCTCATGACAGACACCGACGGGGAAGCGATCAGCGGTGATATCAGCGGTGCCACCACCGCAATGTTGCTGTCGCCGCTCATTACTGCAAGCTCGGCGGAAGCCTGCTGGACTTCTGCGCTGAACTCGGGGAGGGGTAGCAGTGGAAGAGATGGATATCCGTTGTCCTTGCTGGAGTTCGACAAAACGCAGGCAGACAGCACCAGGGATAACAAAGCCAGCAGCGGGAACACCATCGTGGTACCTAAGACCCGCAAAGGAGTCCCAGAGCCGGCAGAGGATCCGTCCTGCGCGATGCGGTGGCGCCCTACATTGGCCATCGTCTCATTGGGGTATCGGTGTGCCCTGATGGAACACCATCTGCCAGGTCTCGCCTTTGCTCCGCCAGATCGAACTTCGTACCGTGTACGAGTCTGTGTCGAAGTCCGGCGATGAGTGCCGACAGCGGTAGGTCACCAGAATGAGGCCGTCGGCCAGCTCGTTGGTCTCGAAGTTGCTGACGGTTCGAGTGGCTTGCGAAGTCTCTGTCGATGCGACGAGGTGGGCAATGGTCTCCTGTTTGGTCCACACCCGGCCTGAGGCGCCGAATTCGGTGAAGTCGTCTGCGAGCAGGCGTTGCAAGCACCGGTGCCGACGATCGCGTGTCCGAGTCGAGCAGGCGCTCTTCTAGGACGAGGACGTGTGCGGCGATCTGGTCACTGTTCATACGAACAGACTGTCGGCTCATTGGATGGACTCGCCCAGGTGGGTTCGAACGTGACGCGCCGGCTACCGGACTCCAAGTTGCGTGAAGATGGCGCGTCATCGGGCAAGGTGGTGTTCGCCACGAGATTCGGCGAGTTTGATCTGCTTCTGTCGTTCAGCGAAACGACTCTTGCGGTTGTCCGTGATGGTGTCGAAACACGCCGGGCAGGTCACACCCACGGCGTAACGCGGGTCGTCTCGATCTTGTGGTGTAACCACGCTGTTGCAGCTTGGGCACTGATCGTTGTCTCCAGGGATGAGACCATGCCCTACAGATACCCGTCGGTCGAAGACATAACACTCACCGCTCCACGTCGAGTTCTCCGCAGGCGTCGATTCAAGATATTTCAGGATCCCGCCATCGAGTTGGTACACCTGCTCGAAGCCTTGATCTTTCATCCAGGCCGTAGCTTTCTCACATCGGATCCCGCCGGTACAAAACATGGCTACCGCCGGTTTGTCCGTGAGCTGGGGCGTCTCGGCCACCCAGGTGGGGAAGTCCCGGAAGGAGTCCGTTGCAGGGTTGAGCGCGTCGGTGAAGGTGCCAATGGCGAATTCGTAGTCGTTGCGGGTATCGATCACAACAACGTTTGGGTCGTTTATCAGCTCGTTCCACTCTGATGGTGGGACACGGATACCCGAGTTACCAACCGAGTTGACCGCGCCGACACCGAGGGAGACGATCTCGTCCTTGAGGCGAACCTTGAGCCTGAGAAATGGCGGTTCCTCCGCCGTTGAGCGCTTCTCTTGTATGTCAGCAAAACGGCGGTCTGCTCGGATGAAATTCATGACCGCGTCGATACCCACGTCAGGCCCAGCGATCGTCCCGTTGATGCCCTCGTCAGCGAGCAAGATCGTGCCAAGAACCCGGTTGTCTTCGCAGACGCGGCGAAGTGCATCCTGGAAATCTCCGAAATCAGAGAAATCAACAAATTTGTAAAACGCTGTGATCAGGAACATGGCCCACCCGTGATGTCAGCCGGTACGGTAGTACGCGCTCCTCGGAGGGAGCTTTCCGTGTCGGTCTGGCGGGTGCCGCCGTTCCAGCGGGCGGCTATCGACGGCTCAATCTGGGTATCGGGCAGTGACTTTGACGCTGCCCGAGCCGGCGCTGGTTACGTCCCCGCGTTGTGGAGTTCTAAGGATGGAACGGCCTGAATACGTGTGGCCCCGGACGACGTGACCACGGC is a window of Acidobacteriota bacterium DNA encoding:
- a CDS encoding 3'(2'),5'-bisphosphate nucleotidase CysQ; the protein is MARVTNTDDLERIEAALDRAEAVLEAFTPGAVEAQMKSGDDPLTAADLAVDKVLRETLPRVGEGWLSEETADSPGRLSCERTWIVDPIDGTREFVLGIPEWCVSIALVVHGVAVAGGVLNPGAGHRIVGSIDDGVTLNGVAVRPTTRTSIAGALVLASRSEMKRREWEPFLETSIAVRTMGSVAYKIACVAAGLADATWTLVPKNEWDVAGGVALVRAAGGSVTGPMFEPVTFNNPDPLMPGLIVTNGALRGSVEALIEQVRPTG
- a CDS encoding rhodanese-related sulfurtransferase, producing the protein MFLITAFYKFVDFSDFGDFQDALRRVCEDNRVLGTILLADEGINGTIAGPDVGIDAVMNFIRADRRFADIQEKRSTAEEPPFLRLKVRLKDEIVSLGVGAVNSVGNSGIRVPPSEWNELINDPNVVVIDTRNDYEFAIGTFTDALNPATDSFRDFPTWVAETPQLTDKPAVAMFCTGGIRCEKATAWMKDQGFEQVYQLDGGILKYLESTPAENSTWSGECYVFDRRVSVGHGLIPGDNDQCPSCNSVVTPQDRDDPRYAVGVTCPACFDTITDNRKSRFAERQKQIKLAESRGEHHLAR
- a CDS encoding bifunctional sulfate adenylyltransferase/adenylylsulfate kinase yields the protein MSDDLITPHGGTLIDLIVDETRAAELREASRSYKSWDLTPRQMNDIELLISGAFSPLTGFLAKADYESVRDDMRLVDGTLWPMPITLDVTAEFAETVTAGEKVALRDPEGVMLAVITVSDVWQPDLDDEAQKVFGTTNVEHPAVAYLKNIGNSHYVGGTVEGLQRPTHYDFNDLRTTPAELRAQFTAAGVTDVVAFQTRNPMHRAHVELTMRAAEETGAHLLIHPVVGMTKSGDVDHYTRVRVYKALMSRYSPGSASVSLLGLAMRMGGPREAVWHALIRKNYGVNHFIVGRDHAGPGSDSKGKAFYGPYEAQELVISLEEEMGVKLVPFKLMVFVPDHDTYMPIDEVPDGTDFLSISGTELRQMLADGSEIPEWFTYPEVVSELRKTSRARIDQGFTVFFTGLSGSGKSTIANALMVKLLERGGRSLTLLDGDIVRRNLSKGLGFSKEDRDTNIIRIGYVASEITKAGGIAVCAPIAPYAGPRAANREAISAVGGYMLVHVATPLEVCEQRDRKGLYAKARAGIIKEFTGISDPYEVPTDAEVVVQTTEVSADEAAETIVQYLVAEGYLNKGA
- a CDS encoding DUF4440 domain-containing protein — protein: MQRLLADDFTEFGASGRVWTKQETIAHLVASTETSQATRTVSNFETNELADGLILVTYRCRHSSPDFDTDSYTVRSSIWRSKGETWQMVFHQGTPIPQ
- a CDS encoding phosphoenolpyruvate carboxykinase, translating into MAFELPLAKSIAVNPSQAEMRRWVLEHMPRVIETEFGNLSYQAEVTARLAGSTFFVADEENFQNRMSTEDAAEWAAKQDSYIADKDMILIEGYIGPDPDFRTGCQLFMERTSANIPAMQQQLYFPKDADWKPEFTVIYTPGLQAPGMPDDCLITVNLDNYVTRVFGSDYFGESKMGGLRMWNHLVYHRGGLALHSGLKSFPDVDGEEKVALILGLSGTGKTTTTFRQQLDSLPVQDDFMALMPGGTVYASENGCFAKTIGLDPADEPTIHGGTTHADAWLENTHTEPDGTVDFFNDSYTANGRSTFPLANIRHRDPRDLPSANFLFLLNRNDTIIPAVARLKRKQAAAYFMFGETKGTSAGGKAEAGFNLRIPGTNPFFFNNNAWQGNRLLDLLDTMPDLAVYLMNTGRIGGSEDDERSKKVKIAHSSAVVEGIVSGSIEWEEDPDFGYWVAINLAGFPDDELLQPRRLYERQMRLEEYDSLVSKLKQERKQYFAGFVDLSPDIIASV
- a CDS encoding DivIVA domain-containing protein codes for the protein MNDSSQFSSSIDKATFSVARRGYAKKEVRAFLVEVEVAFTDLERHTHDASARIRDLERQLESMKAAESKTMDNALYSVFDAKDRILDKARRRAEKVESQAQERAAELVQEAEKNLAASRAGRGTVGGETSAEVIADAHAEAARIREDAARFAATVSDGDVETIAGELAKSRADLIAERARADKAEETAHRKGQELNDLLRDASEAESVEDLSEARSHGATIVSQAQEEAESILQRARDEAKTVRELARKQGDRTTAVAAMRDLAYDTDPAAALVAARSKIETLEAKLAAAPGPDDADATEDHLRAGVEERSAAVLATEERNADLEGHLAAALADSESLEAVRAELVEALDSAGKLNAAETEIVELTAALDDLRTEVTAMSEAVDLANGRATEAVTDRDKAGHAAAELDERDALATQRIELEENAAKLVEENERAASAVAAAGEREAALADLLKQSEQTQAVLTESLEKAASEHDQVVAALDSHILDMKAAVADVQGERDAFAQANTALEAKVGQLQDRTHDPTPATDTVVSEMLITSETREDVPDSPVDAETDELVATPFVRGRSRYERNSAKLPRIGDQGESVLESMRNLRASMTDK
- a CDS encoding trypsin-like serine protease, whose amino-acid sequence is MKRFSRFAMLVMALSLLIVMIAPASAITDGELAGDDHPEVVLVLMEVDSAPAFRCSGTLLSPTIVLTAGHCTNNFPGSPYTVVCSGWIVRTCSTSSNPTRTPEVVDLRSAA
- a CDS encoding redoxin domain-containing protein, which produces MRLLVGVVAFALVVTACGGGSVVESTSSAASTSGGSLQSDAAAPSVTDSPQESGDVADTPVDEASPSTTEDVVPSRVGAPPVLSETNLGLVDLEGWLQSDFTSLEELRGKVVVVDFWTFGCINCKRTIPHLQKLYETYRDNGLEIVGVHAPEFSYEADVDNIKQALIDLGVVWPIALDTNKKNFRAWQKGRAFWPRKFVLDKQGRIRWDHIGEGAYDDLSATVAYLLEEDV